The following is a genomic window from Methanobacterium aggregans.
AATTACACTGAGATTCTTTAAAAAAGAGGGTGAGTGGAGAATTAAAATGAAAACCTGGGAGAATGTTAAGTTCTATTCTAAGATGTACGCCAGAAGAATCAGGTACGTGTATCCCATCAAGAATCGTCTGGAGAGTAAGAGGAATAAAAAGATCCTTGAAGAAAAGAGGTTAAAGAGTAAAAATACAAATGAACCACTTGTTTCAGTCCTAATCCCCACATATAATCGCCCCGAACTCTTAACAGAACGTACAGTGCCCTCAGTACTGAGGCAAAGCTACCAGAACTTTGAACTGATAATCGTTGGCGACCACTGTACAAATGACACCGAGGAGAAATTAAAAAAGTTCCATGATGAAAGGATAAAGTTTTTCAACCTTCCTGAAAGGGGTAAGTATCCAGAAAATCCCCATGAACGATGGCTGGTTGCAGGTTCAGTGCCTGCAAACAAAGCCATTGAACTATCTTCTGGTGAGTGGCTGGCACCCCTGGATGATGATGATGAATTTTCTGATGACCACATTGAAACACTCCTGAAATTTGCCATGGACAACGATTATGAGATGGTTTATGGAAAGGTTCGCATGGAAACTGAACCTGATAAATGGGAGGAACTGGGTTCCTATCCACTTGAGGGCAGCTGTATCTCCCACATGTCTGTACTCTACAGTTCCAAATTAAAATTCCTTAAATACGACCTCAACTCCTGGAAGTACATTGAACCCACTGACCTTAAGATGTGGAGGCAGATGAAGGAAGCAGGTGCAAGAATTGGATTCATTGACAGGATCGTTGGAAACCACTACCTGGAAAAAAACCAGGAAAATAAATGATTTTTTTTATTAACAAAACGTTTGTTAGAAAAAAAGGTTAGAAAAAAACATTTATTAAAAAAAAGGGATTACTACAAAAAAACCTTTGTTAGAAAAAAATGATCCATCAAACTGGCCAGAATTAAAAAAAAAGCTGAATATTGGGAGCATTGGCTTTTTAAGTGCACAGGCCATCGACTGATATAACCACACATTTCCACATAATTTATTACTCTGATGCAACATAGATACTATTAAATTTGTTGGGTGCAGACTGGTGATGGGAAACCTTGAGAAAAGATGCTAATGGCAGACATTTTGGGATCTCCATGAACGTGTTAAGCGAAATAAGAAACTGGAATAGAGCTTTATGGAAAATATTTTAGTTTAAATGAGATTCACAGTGAGGCATGGTTTCTAAATAGGTGAAATTAGATGGTAGGTTTAAAAATTAGATAATACCCATGGAA
Proteins encoded in this region:
- a CDS encoding glycosyltransferase family 2 protein translates to MKTWENVKFYSKMYARRIRYVYPIKNRLESKRNKKILEEKRLKSKNTNEPLVSVLIPTYNRPELLTERTVPSVLRQSYQNFELIIVGDHCTNDTEEKLKKFHDERIKFFNLPERGKYPENPHERWLVAGSVPANKAIELSSGEWLAPLDDDDEFSDDHIETLLKFAMDNDYEMVYGKVRMETEPDKWEELGSYPLEGSCISHMSVLYSSKLKFLKYDLNSWKYIEPTDLKMWRQMKEAGARIGFIDRIVGNHYLEKNQENK